The DNA segment CACCGACAGGTCGGCGGCGGCGCCGCCGTGCCCGCCGAGGTGGCGGCCGAGCACCAGCGGCTCGGACTGTTCGATCGACGCGTTGGGGTCACCGGTGACGCCCCAGGCGGGGAAGCCGGACTTCAGGACCAGCTCGGGGGTGGTGCCGAACCTGGCGGCGTCCCACAGCACCAGGTCTGCGCGCCGGCCGACCTGCACGGTGCCGACGTCGTGGCTCAGCCCGTGCGCGACCGCCGGGTTGATCGTCAGTTTCGCCAGATAGCGCATTACCCGGGCGTTGTCGTGCCGGTCGTGCTCCGGGCCGCGCTCGGCCTTCATCTTCCCGGCGAGTGCGAACGTGCGCCGCACCGTCTCACCGGCGCGGCCCATGCCTTGGGCGTCCGACGACGTGATCGGGATGACACCCAGATCGTGGAGCACGTCCTCGGCCGCCATGGTGCTGCCCCGCACCCGCTCAGCCGCCCGCTGCTCACTCGCCTCGCGGTCGATCGCGCATCCATGGACGGCCATGATCATCGGTAGGTGCTCCGCGACCGCGTCCCGCCCGTACGGCAGCGTCGGGTTCGTGGACGAACCAATGACGTTGCGTACTCCGGCCATCTGCAACACGTCGGGGACGTGCCCACCGCCGCACCCCTCGATGTGGAAGGCATGCACGACGCGGCCACCGATCACCACCAGCGTGTCGGCGACCGACCCGGACTCGTTCAACCCATCGGTGTGCAGCGCGACCTGCACGTCGTACTCGTCCGCCACCGTCAGCGCCGTGTCCAGCGCCCGCGGATGCGCCCCCAGGTCCTCGTGCACCTTGAACCCGCACGCCCCACCGGCGACCAGTGCCTCCACGAGCGGTTCCGGACGCGACGACGCACCACGGCCCAGGAAGCCGACGTTGACCGGCCAGTCGTCGAACCCCGCCATCGCCGTCCGCAGCGCCCACGGCGAGTTCACGCCCACTCCCCACACCGGCCCGAACTCCTGACCGATGACCGTGGTCACCCCACTCGCCAACGCCTCCGCCAACACCGGCGGACTGATCAGATGCACATGCGTATCGATGACGCCCGGCGTCACCAGCAGCCCGTCAGCGTCGACGATCGTCGTGCCGGTGCCGACCACGACGTCGACCCCGTCCACGGTGTCCGGGTTCCCGGCCCGGCCGATCGCAGCGATCCGCCCTTCCCTGACCCCGATCGAGGTGCGCACCACGCCGAGCAGCGGGTCCAGCACCAGGCCATTGACGACGGCGATGTCACAGGTCTCGGTGGCGGCGGCGGCCTTGAGGTGCAGCCCATCGCGCGCAGTCTGCGCGAAGCCGACGCTGAACTCGTCGCCGGGCCGCTCCGCGTCCGCCTCCACCTCGACGACCAGGCCGGAGTCGCCGAGCACGACCCGGTCGCCCTGGTAGAACCGCGCCGCACCCGTCGTGCTCATGCCTCCCCCTCGCTCATCAGCCCGGCCTCGCGGGCCCGCCGGAACG comes from the Streptosporangiales bacterium genome and includes:
- a CDS encoding urease subunit alpha, which codes for MSTTGAARFYQGDRVVLGDSGLVVEVEADAERPGDEFSVGFAQTARDGLHLKAAAATETCDIAVVNGLVLDPLLGVVRTSIGVREGRIAAIGRAGNPDTVDGVDVVVGTGTTIVDADGLLVTPGVIDTHVHLISPPVLAEALASGVTTVIGQEFGPVWGVGVNSPWALRTAMAGFDDWPVNVGFLGRGASSRPEPLVEALVAGGACGFKVHEDLGAHPRALDTALTVADEYDVQVALHTDGLNESGSVADTLVVIGGRVVHAFHIEGCGGGHVPDVLQMAGVRNVIGSSTNPTLPYGRDAVAEHLPMIMAVHGCAIDREASEQRAAERVRGSTMAAEDVLHDLGVIPITSSDAQGMGRAGETVRRTFALAGKMKAERGPEHDRHDNARVMRYLAKLTINPAVAHGLSHDVGTVQVGRRADLVLWDAARFGTTPELVLKSGFPAWGVTGDPNASIEQSEPLVLGRHLGGHGGAAADLSVAYVSAAAVADGHDRLPTRRMRVAVENTRAVDLTSMIHHGRLGTVEVDAASAAVSLDGYLLTSEPAEQVALSRRYYL